A portion of the Coturnix japonica isolate 7356 chromosome 4, Coturnix japonica 2.1, whole genome shotgun sequence genome contains these proteins:
- the NKX3-2 gene encoding homeobox protein Nkx-3.2, which translates to MAVRGGGGGTALTPFSIQAILNKKEERARGWRPCSARAEAPPPPGRRPPPAWDSDSALSEEPDGERRCEEDGAGGSARPPEAAGRGRPAAEARTSEAAAERDRDRDGARSDSEASAAASGIEGGREESGEVRGGDGRGASRRPRAVTPRSALPAGRGPAEEEDAAGGRLLAADEEAAAPKPRKKRSRAAFSHAQVFELERRFNHQRYLSGPERADLAASLQLSETQVKIWFQNRRYKTKRRQMAADLLAAAPAAKKVAVKVLVRDDQRQYQPGEVLRPPSLLALQPSYYYPYYCLPGWALSCAAAAGTQ; encoded by the coding sequence ATGGCCGtccgcggcggcggcggcggcaccGCCCTGACGCCTTTCTCCATCCAGGCCATCCTCAACAAGAAGGAGGAGCGCGCCCGCGGTTGGCGGCCGTGCTCTGCCCGAGCCGaggccccgccgccgcccggccgGCGTCCGCCGCCCGCCTGGGACTCGGACTCGGCGCTGAGCGAGGAGCCCGACGGCGAGCGGCGCTGCGAGGAGGACGGCGCCGGGGGCAGCGCCCGCCCCCCCGAGGCTGCGGGCAGGGGGCGGCCGGCGGCGGAGGCGCGGACTTcggaggcggcggcggagcgggacCGGGACCGGGACGGAGCGCGCAGCGACAGCGAAGCGTCGGCCGCCGCCTCAGGTATAGAGGGGGGGCGGGAGGAGAGCGGGGAGGTGCGGGGTGGGGATGGACGTGGGGCGTCCCGGAGACCGCGGGCCGTGACGCCGCGCTCTGCCCTGCCCGCAGGTCGCGGCCCGGCCGAGGAGGAGGATGCGGCGGGCGGGAGGCTGCTGGCGGCCGACGAGGAGGCGGCGGCTCCGAAGCCTCGCAAGAAGCGCTCCCGGGCCGCCTTCTCCCACGCGCAGGTGTTCGAGCTGGAGCGGCGATTCAACCACCAGCGTTACCTGTCGGGGCCCGAGCGAGCCGACCTGGCCGCCTCCCTGCAGCTGAGCGAGACACAGGTGAAGATCTGGTTCCAGAACCGCCGCTACAAAACCAAGCGGCGGCAGATGGCGGCCGACCTGCTGGCCGCCGCCCCGGCCGCCAAGAAGGTGGCCGTCAAGGTGCTGGTGCGCGACGACCAGAGACAGTACCAGCCCGGCGAAGTGCTGCGGCCGCCCTCGCTCCTCGCCCTGCAGCCGTCCTACTACTATCCCTACTACTGCCTGCCCGGCTGGGCCCTGTCCTGCGCCGCGGCCGCCGGCACGCAGTGA